CGTTAGTACAGAAAAAGAAATTACTTTCTAAATAGTACCCTTATTCCAATAGCCGGCCCTATTGCGAGAACAACATAGATCCATGTATTCGAAAAGCTGCTTTGTAAAGTATTTAAAATTTGAATGCTGAAGATCGTAATAGCGAATCCAATGCAGTTGACCAGGGTGAGGGCTGAACCTTTTAATGGCCCCTCTGCATACTGAGCTACCAGGGTAGAGAATAAAGGAGAGTCTGCAATCACTGCCATTCCCCACAACATTAGAAACAGTAGGAAAACAATTTCCGAAGGTTGATAGAAGAAAACGGGAGAAGACAAACAACAGATACAGGAGATCAATAGAGAACCGGAAGCTGTTTTCTTTACGCCCAGGCGTTCAGAAGTTATTCCTCCGATCACGCACCCCAGGCTGCCAATTCCAATAATAATGAATGACCAAAGGGAAGTAGACAGCACTACTCCGTGACTATCATTAAAAGTCAAAATCATGACAGGAACAAATGCCCAAAAGGCGTAGAGTTCCCACATATGCCCAAAATACCCTATGGCAGCTTTTCGAAGCTTTACATTTTTAAAAATTGTAAATGCCCTGAGTAATTTCATTTGTTGTGCCGGTCTCCTGAAAGGTCCGTCGGGTACACACCATACAATGATAATACCTCCTGTCATTGCAAGCAAACTAGTTGTAATGATCACCCATTTCCATTGAGCAAAGAGGGTGCTCCCTGCTAACAAATGAGGCAGGGCCGTACCCAATACAAGAGCACCCACGAGAAAAGACAATGATTTCCCGAGTCCTTCCTTAAAATAGTCTGCTGCGATTTTCATTCCCACCGGGTAAATTCCGGCCAGGAAGAAACCTGTCAGGAACCTCGAACCCAAAAGACTAAATAGACTATTCCCTTCCCAAAGCATACCAAGGTTAAAAATTGCGGCCAGCAGGGAGGAGAAAAAGAACACTTTAGAAGGGGAGTAACGATCGGCTATCATCAGGGTGGCATAAACCAGAGTACCAAGTATGAACCCAAACTGTACTGCCGAGGTAAGATGCCCAAGGGCCTGTGAATTAAGGTTGAAATCGGAAATTAATTCATCTAAGACCCCGTTTCCGGCGAACCAAAGTGAGGTGCAGAAAAATTGAGGCACTACAATTATCGGAAGGAAATATTTCTTCTGCATCCTCTGAAACTCCAATTTAGGCAGAGAGATAATTCTTTAAATTTCCATGCAGGAAGTACTCCCAACCCCCTATACAACTTTCCCTTTTAAATTCCGGAATTCCTGGAGGAAAGTCCTCCTGAACCCATACAGTCAGAACCAATTCGCTTTGGTGGTCCGTTCCTGAAATCTCAAAAGTTGAGGTCGATGATCCGGGATATTCCTCAAAATGCCAGCTGTAAGTAATTTTTTCTCCCGGTACAACTTCTGTCACCTCCCAAATATGGGTAAAAGTTCGGTCTTCGGAATTAACTTTAAAAGAGGTCTTAAATCCCTTCCGTGCTTCAAAGGCTTCCAGCATTTCAAAATACCAGTTTTTCATTTCAGGGAGATGGGTAAGCGCCTTCCATAAAGTTGCAGTGCCTATATCAAAGGACGTCTTAATGACAATTGGTGGATCCGACTTCTTCATTCTTTTAGTTTACTGCGCATGCAGATCGATCATTGTTAAAAAATCATAAATCTGCGATTAAAACCAAACCCTGGCTATTTGTTTCCGTAAGTAAGGTGAATTCTAAAATTAAACAAATTATTATGAAAATCTTTAAAATGATTCGATTGGCAGCTGTAGCTGTATTAGTGTTAACTGCAACGTCAATGACTGCGCAAGATTCCATGATGTCCCAAGAAACCAAAATGGTGGGCGGCGCTGAAATGTATCCATCAAAGGATATAATTTCGAATGCCGTAAATTCTAAGGACCACACTACTTTGGTAGCCGCTGTTAAGGCAGCTGGCTTGGTAGAAACCCTACAGGGTGATGGCCCATTCACGGTTTTTGCTCCTACAAACAAAGCTTTTGAAAAGTTGCCCGAGGGTACCGTAGCAACACTATTGAAACCCGAAAACAAGTCGACTCTTCAGTCGGTTCTTACTTACCACGTTCTCGCCGGAAAATTTAGTGCTACTAAGATTGTTGAGGCCATCAAAAAAGGAAAGGGGAAGGCCACATTCACTACAGTAAATGGTGATACTTTAACAGCGATGTTAAAAGGAAAGAAAGTACAATTAAAAGATGTTGCCGGGAATATTTCAACAGTATCGATAAGCGATGTTAATCAGTCCAACGGGGTGATACACGTAGTTGATACCGTCGTTTTGCCGGTTATGTAATTTTCTAAGGATAATTTTAGTTGTTTGGTTGGTTATTTTTAGTGGAACCGTCGGTGCCTTGTGCATCGGCGGTTTTTTTATTAAAAAGTATCAGATTTCTTCTCCAAACATGATCCGGTGCCCGTCTATAGTGCGTATTCCAAATTCTCTTTGCCCCCAGGGCTGGTCTTTAACCGGATGGAGAATTTCAACTTCGGCCCTCAGATATTCCTGGTAAAGCTGATCAATTCCCTCGACTTCAATATACGCAAAGTAGGAATGATTCTCAGTTTCGAATGCCGATCGATCATCAGGGCATTCTCCCAGCATGACAAAGAGAGAATCCCGGACCAAAAAATGCCAGCCATCTCCATGCCATACACTTTTAAGGCCTAGTTTGTTCTGATAATAATCCACGGACTCAGACAGCTTCTTCACCGCGAGCACGTATCGATTCCCAGTCATTTCAGGTGCCTTATCATCCTCCATGGATTTATTTTTTAATGGCTTACAGATCTGCCCAAAAGTCTATTCGGGAGGCTAATATTAAAGCCATTTGTTACGCTTAAAATACACCAGCATGCCCAGGGCAATTACAACCATTACTCCCAACATGATAAAATAACTGTATCGGTAATGAAGTTCGGGAAGAAAGTCGAAATTGGTTCCGTATATCCCGGCGATAAAGGTTAGGGGAATAAAAATGACCGAAAAAACGGTAAGGAACTTCATCACATCATTTAGCTTGCTGCTGATAGTAGTGTGATAGATATTAAGCTGATCGGAAAGAATCTCCCTGTAACTATCTGAAACTTCGTTGGCCTGACTAATATTATCTTCCAACTCCTTGTAGTGCACATACGTAGCCTCTTTGATAAATTCAGATTCCATTTTGGCAAGGGTAAAAATCATTTCCTTCGCAGGTTTTATGCTCTTGCGCAGGAAATTCAGCTCTCTTTTGTAATTGTTGATCTCATTGATCACCACCTCATTCGGATTTAAAAGCAAATTGTCTTCGAGAGTTTCAATTTTTTCGCCTAAAACACTTAGGACATAGAGATAATTGTCGATCACAATATCTAGCAGAGCAAAAGTGAGGTAGTCTATGCCTCCGTGCCTGATCCTCCTCTTCTGTTTTCTAATCCTTTCCCTTACGGGTTCAAATACATCGCCTCGTTTTTCCTGAAAGGATATCAGGACGGTATCGGTTAAAATAATACTGAGATTCTCAACATTGATGAGGTGCGACTCTTCGTTTTGCTGTAGCATTTTGATGCTGATCAGAATACAATTGTCATATTCAATCACTCTAGGTCTTGCCTGAGTATGCATGACCTCTGCAAGTACCAGGGTTTCCAGATCAAAGGTCTCAGCTATCTCCTTCATGATAGCCGCGTTGTGCAGGCCGTCTACATTTAACCAGGTAACAGTGTCTTTTTCTTTGTATTTAAGCACATCACGTACCAGCTGAAGGGCGTCCTCCTCCAGGCTAGTTTCATCAAAATCGATGATTCGTAGAAGAACCTCGTTAGCCTTCTTCTTACCCCGGAATTTAAGGTCATCCGGGGACAAACCTATTTCCTGTTTTCCTTTTTTTATAAATCGAGCCATATTCATTCAGGTTAGTTTTTTGCTACTAATTTGAAAACCGTATGGGTTGGATCATGATAATCTACGAATTTTTTGCTTGTTTTTATCAGAAACCGCCAGGGTCAGGACTTTAGCCCAGGGATACTCCGAATAAATGGCCGATATAGGCAGTAACACCCATAGCTACTGTTCCCCAGAAGGTAATTCTCAAAATTGCTTTTTTTACGCTCGAGCCTCCTGCCCTGGCGGCATACGCCCCAAGAATAATCAGGAATAGTGTGGTGAGCACGTATTGCCAGACGATCATATAAGAGACCGGCAGCAGCATTGCAGCAATCACTGGCAATACCCCTCCAAGAATAAAAGAAGCCCCGGAAGCCAGGGCCGCTTGAAGGGGCCTGGCTCTGGTCATACTATTGATTCCCAGTTCGTCCCTTGCGTGGGCTCCAAGCGCGTCGTATTCTGTCAATTCCTTGGCTACCTTCATGGCCAGGTCTGGACTCAGTCCCCTTTGTCTGTATATCATAGCTAATTCCTCCAATTCCTCATCAGGCATATCAACGAGCTCTTGTTGCTCTCTGGCAAGGTCCGAAGTTTCTATATCAGTCTGCGAACTTACGGAAACGTACTCTCCTGCGGCCATTGACAGAGCACCGGCCACGAGTCCGGCCACGCCTGCCAGAACTATGGATTCCCGGGATGTGGATGCTGCCGCTACGCCTATAATAAGGCTTGCTGTGGATAAAATTCCATCATTTGCCCCCAGGATGGATGCACGCAGCCAACCACTTCGGCTAAGGTAGTGGTCCTCTTTTTTTGCTGAATTTTTCATGGTGTTCTATTAGCACAAGGCTTTATTCTACTTTGCCCATGAGTTCAAAGTAACATTTTATGCTGGAATTTCCTTTTTTCGGGCACTGATCTTCTCGGTCAAGGCAATCCAGAAAGGGCTGATCCCGATAGTAAGGGAGATCAGGGAGATGGTAAAATCATAAGCATAGTCTGTGAGTATCTCCAGGTTGAGAGCTGTTATACAAATGAGAAAACTCAATTCTCCGATCTGTGCCAGCATGGCACCTCCAAAAATAGCTTCCCTCCATGAGTTGTTGTACGCCTTTAATATCAGCGTATTGATGGCGTGATTCAGAAAAAAAACAGCGACGAGAACAAGGCCCAGGGGAAGGAGGTTGTCTAATAAGAAAGCAATGTTGATCTGTGCTCCGATACTGATAAAAAAAACAGCTACAAAAAGGATCCTGAACGAATGAATAGCATCGTGAATCCATCGCGTCGCCTTCCCGGCGTGCATGACCAGTCCGCCTACAAATGCCCCCAAGGCTTCCGAAATTCCGAACATCCCGGCAACAACAGCTCCAGCAAAACAAAAAAACAAGGCCAGGAAAACCTGTAACTCGTGGTCTTTCATGATCGTTTCCCTGAAGGGCAGCCAGGTGATTTCTTTCCGGATATAAATGTAAATGATGATAGAAATGATAAGGATACCTCCAAATATCTTAAGGAGAATAGACTCTGTTGAGGTATCCTCGCCTCCAAAAATTGAGATAAGAATCAGGATGGGGGCAATTGCAATATCTTGTGCCAGAAGGATACTGGACACGTTCTGACCTATCTTTTTATCCAATAGTTTTTTGTCTTCCAATATCTTGAAGATAACTGCGGAACTTGAGAGCGCGATAACAAAGCCCAGGACTATAATTCTGGTAGATTCCCATCCAAATAGCATACCTATTCCCCACACCACTCCAATGCTGAGGCTAAATTGACCCAGGGTGCCAAAAAGCGCCAGACGCCAATTACCAACGAAAGAATACAAATCGATCTCCATCCCGATAAAGAAGAACAACAGTATGATTCCAAGCTCACCTACATACCGGATAGAAGTTTCATCACCGATCAGATCAAAGCCGTGTTGCCCGATCAGCACGCCGAGAAGGATATAGGCCAGGAGGGTAGGCTGCTTTATTTTTTTCAGAAGAAAGCCCGAAACAACTACGGCCAGGCCAACGATGCAGATAAGGGTGATAGATGTGTGAAAACCGGTGAGAAAAATCAGATCCATAGTTTTAAATCAAGCGATTTATGCGAATTACAATGATGATATTATATTGATTGAATTCATAAATTTTCCTATCTCTGGCAAATGCAATTTTAGATTACCCTTAAGAAAAGAAGGTAATATAGTTGTGGAAGGTCGGAATTAATCGGCAATAATCAAATTCAATACAAAACAGTTTTGCCGCATTTTTTTGCCCTCCTTATTCCATGAAAATTGTGTAGGTGGGCTTGACTTTAGGTGATAAAAATCAGCTTCGCGCTTTTTCATTTCCCGAAGGACCAGTACATTTGGCAGATGCATATGGATCTCTTTACCATCACGGCTATTCTGGTATTCTTGTCGGCCTTTTTCGGATATATCAATGTCCGTTTTCTAAAAATGCCGAATACCATTGGGCTAATGTTTATCACCATCCTCTTTACCCTGGCTGTTTTTGCCCTGAGTTACGTAGATCCTACCTTATTGAACGCAGAGCGGTATATCTTATCGCAAATCGACTTTAAGACGGTGCTCTTGGATGTTATGCTGAGTTTTCTCCTTTTTGCAGGAGCTATGCATACCGACTTTGAACAATTGAA
This DNA window, taken from Muriicola soli, encodes the following:
- a CDS encoding VOC family protein produces the protein MEDDKAPEMTGNRYVLAVKKLSESVDYYQNKLGLKSVWHGDGWHFLVRDSLFVMLGECPDDRSAFETENHSYFAYIEVEGIDQLYQEYLRAEVEILHPVKDQPWGQREFGIRTIDGHRIMFGEEI
- a CDS encoding fasciclin domain-containing protein, with the protein product MTAQDSMMSQETKMVGGAEMYPSKDIISNAVNSKDHTTLVAAVKAAGLVETLQGDGPFTVFAPTNKAFEKLPEGTVATLLKPENKSTLQSVLTYHVLAGKFSATKIVEAIKKGKGKATFTTVNGDTLTAMLKGKKVQLKDVAGNISTVSISDVNQSNGVIHVVDTVVLPVM
- a CDS encoding cation:proton antiporter, which translates into the protein MDLIFLTGFHTSITLICIVGLAVVVSGFLLKKIKQPTLLAYILLGVLIGQHGFDLIGDETSIRYVGELGIILLFFFIGMEIDLYSFVGNWRLALFGTLGQFSLSIGVVWGIGMLFGWESTRIIVLGFVIALSSSAVIFKILEDKKLLDKKIGQNVSSILLAQDIAIAPILILISIFGGEDTSTESILLKIFGGILIISIIIYIYIRKEITWLPFRETIMKDHELQVFLALFFCFAGAVVAGMFGISEALGAFVGGLVMHAGKATRWIHDAIHSFRILFVAVFFISIGAQINIAFLLDNLLPLGLVLVAVFFLNHAINTLILKAYNNSWREAIFGGAMLAQIGELSFLICITALNLEILTDYAYDFTISLISLTIGISPFWIALTEKISARKKEIPA
- the corA gene encoding magnesium/cobalt transporter CorA, with the protein product MARFIKKGKQEIGLSPDDLKFRGKKKANEVLLRIIDFDETSLEEDALQLVRDVLKYKEKDTVTWLNVDGLHNAAIMKEIAETFDLETLVLAEVMHTQARPRVIEYDNCILISIKMLQQNEESHLINVENLSIILTDTVLISFQEKRGDVFEPVRERIRKQKRRIRHGGIDYLTFALLDIVIDNYLYVLSVLGEKIETLEDNLLLNPNEVVINEINNYKRELNFLRKSIKPAKEMIFTLAKMESEFIKEATYVHYKELEDNISQANEVSDSYREILSDQLNIYHTTISSKLNDVMKFLTVFSVIFIPLTFIAGIYGTNFDFLPELHYRYSYFIMLGVMVVIALGMLVYFKRNKWL
- a CDS encoding MFS transporter gives rise to the protein MQKKYFLPIIVVPQFFCTSLWFAGNGVLDELISDFNLNSQALGHLTSAVQFGFILGTLVYATLMIADRYSPSKVFFFSSLLAAIFNLGMLWEGNSLFSLLGSRFLTGFFLAGIYPVGMKIAADYFKEGLGKSLSFLVGALVLGTALPHLLAGSTLFAQWKWVIITTSLLAMTGGIIIVWCVPDGPFRRPAQQMKLLRAFTIFKNVKLRKAAIGYFGHMWELYAFWAFVPVMILTFNDSHGVVLSTSLWSFIIIGIGSLGCVIGGITSERLGVKKTASGSLLISCICCLSSPVFFYQPSEIVFLLFLMLWGMAVIADSPLFSTLVAQYAEGPLKGSALTLVNCIGFAITIFSIQILNTLQSSFSNTWIYVVLAIGPAIGIRVLFRK
- a CDS encoding VIT1/CCC1 transporter family protein; amino-acid sequence: MKNSAKKEDHYLSRSGWLRASILGANDGILSTASLIIGVAAASTSRESIVLAGVAGLVAGALSMAAGEYVSVSSQTDIETSDLAREQQELVDMPDEELEELAMIYRQRGLSPDLAMKVAKELTEYDALGAHARDELGINSMTRARPLQAALASGASFILGGVLPVIAAMLLPVSYMIVWQYVLTTLFLIILGAYAARAGGSSVKKAILRITFWGTVAMGVTAYIGHLFGVSLG
- a CDS encoding SRPBCC family protein, with protein sequence MKKSDPPIVIKTSFDIGTATLWKALTHLPEMKNWYFEMLEAFEARKGFKTSFKVNSEDRTFTHIWEVTEVVPGEKITYSWHFEEYPGSSTSTFEISGTDHQSELVLTVWVQEDFPPGIPEFKRESCIGGWEYFLHGNLKNYLSA